From the Papaver somniferum cultivar HN1 chromosome 2, ASM357369v1, whole genome shotgun sequence genome, the window AATAGTACCTTTGATATATCACAGTAGAATTAATAATTCCAATGCACCACGTGCTGCTTAACTCTAGCTCTTCTCTTCTTTCCATCCTATTCAAACCTGCTTTGTTTCATCTTATACGCTTCCTTTTCATTCAACCAAAGATCTGCAAATTCGCAATTCTTCCACTTCTCATTCGCCTGCAAAATAGGCAAATTGGTGAGAAACAAATGTGAATTTCATCTCCTATGGAACATGTGCACTCTTGGTTCATTATGACTGTTCCTATCACTTCCCTTATATAATCTAGCTAAGTAACACTCTCGTTGAATATTTAGATCCAATAGTGGTATCAGCAATAGTTATAGGTCGTTTTCCATCTCCAAGCAAAAACAGCCTTTTATATACTAGGTAATGTATTTCATCATGATCATCTCGCCTATTATACCAGTTGACAATAAAACTGACAGACAAGCTTATGGATAACATAGGCATAAAGAGGAAAAAACGCACACATAAACAGATTGCACGAACAAGATCACACGAAAAGAAAATCCAATATAGCAAATCATACACAAAAATATGAGATAAACCTATACAACAAATCAGACACAAATCACAACTAGAGTAGATCAGATTCATGACTTTTAAGAAAAATAAGAGAAGAATTATGAAACTGAACTACATCCCCTGACTTCACTATGCCCTCTTTTCCTCCATGCCAAACACAGCTGCCTAAGTCCACTAAGAAATGATCTACATGAGCTAACAACCAGACCGTGCTTGCAAGGATACTAACATATATATTGTGTCACAGGATTCAAAACATTCCGCATACTATAAAATTTATTCAACTAAATTGGTCTAAGCTGTGTTCATAAAGAGGATAAGGAATTCACTCCCACTATTTTTTTCGGGTTTATAGCATTTGGAATCCAACGGGTGTATAATTTGAATATATTCTAATATTAGCACAAGCTTAAATAACTAAAAAAAGCATGAGTATGTTATCGTAGGTGCAGCTAAAAGACTAAATCGAAATATAAACTAACTTATGAATGGCTAATCTGCCGCAGCTTTAGGTCTTCATGCTGTTGATGTCAAACTCAACCTGGCAAGCACAAATATATACGAAACCATAAACCAGAAAAGCATCATTGTTAAAGATAAAAATGATGCCTCCAACTTTTTCCTTGCTCAATTGCCTTACCACTTTTTCACCACATCCTAAACCTGCACGTTTTTGTGGTCTCTCACAGACATCAACTCTCCCCATAGAATTTTGAAACCTTATCCCTTATTTAGGTCGAAAGATGCTACAAACTTGACCAAACTAATGCGGCAGATTCCCGGTATAGATGATAAGAGCATGTTTGCGACCTTTCTaaaagattttcttttttatagATGTTTAAATGAATAACCAGTAACTATAAACAGAGAGCTTACCTAGTATCTCACATACTAATATATACAATAACATTACAACTACTACTAGTAATTGCATCAGCAAAAAAACGTCATCACTACCATTATCACAATTGCTACAGCCTACAAGTATTACATTTGTTTAGATCTAATTCAAACTAGAAATATCTCATGAGaatagttttgtttttcttaaaGTTTTAGTAAGATTCTAAAATATATTTGAACACACACATTAAGGGTATCAAAATATCCAGCCTAAATTTGCAATCAATAACTTTAATAGTCAGTAATCATTCATATATATGCTGAGATATACATGTATTGGAATAAGATTTACACACTCTAATAGCATCCACAACCATGAATGGTAAAACGGAATGGAATAAGCAATACCATTTTACCAATCATAGTGCAAAACCACAATAGGTGTATGTTAAATGTGTATTTGGGCAGTGATTGAAACTGATCCCAAAAGATGTATATTCAGTTGGCGGTGATTCAAACCGAACCATAATTTAGGCCGACTAATAAACTCCGTCAACAAACACAACACTAAACTAACTTCACATATGGACCGTTTGATGATGAGAGGATGTTGTTATGCTTGGAGGTGTTTCAAAAAGCACCCCAACTTCTAAACAATGCTTAGTTTATGCGCGGAGTTTTACTACCCACGGAGTCAAATTTAGCTATTGCTAAATTTGTATGGTAAATATACCATATGATTTTACCATGTATGGTATAtacccttttttttatatattttttgtttttgatatatATGGTATATACCAACTTTTAGCGTATCCACTGCCAACCCCTGCTAATTGGTATATATACCATTTTAGAATacgactgtggatgctctaatcaTCAAGTTGAATTTAAAGAGGACGAATTACAAGGTGGTAGGAAAGTTATGTACCTCTAATGAAGAAAGTCCACGCAAGACGGGATTTTCCAATGTTTCCTTTGACACCGTTGGTGTCTTGCTGTCTGCAACATCCTTGCCAATCTCTTCTTTCTGGTACTCCAAAAGTTCTTAACATCGTTATAAGTTCTCCCTGCAAATATGTTGCAGTTCTTGCCCATTTGTTCCTGAACCATGCCTGCAAATCAGTCGGTCAAACTTCACTTAACTCCAGATCcggaaaaaagaaaaagtgaaTATAACCGGAAGCTAGATAAATTTACAAAACACACCAACCAAACATATTTCAGcagttttttgtttttaacgtttttgaaaatgaaaaactgttttaaaaaataaatcaaagaatTAGTCTCCAAGTGACAAGAATCTAAGTTCTGGATTGCAAGAGGTTTTGTTGTCAAGTTCCATTATCAGAGTAGAAGTATAACTCGCAGATGAAGAAACAAGAGGTAGTACAAAAAAAAACCTGCACCATCAATGGTAACTGTCAAGGTTTTATTTGGGCAGGGGGAAGTGGTGAAGGAGGACGAGAAGTAGGCAGCCTCTTCGATAGTCCATACATACAACCTGCactatcatcattatcatcaatcaCGATTTATGGATTCTATACTGAATATGAAAGAGGGAACAATGAATTAAACCTGCAAATCTTCTCCGACTTCGCCCATGCACAAATTCCAGCAGCTTTTGGAGATATAAAATAGTTCAGGAAGTTCACGTGTGTCAGCCACACAAGCTACTAAATTGGAAAAAGATACAAAGAggaaaaagcccaaaaattggcaaAAACAGGGGCAGTACCTTTGGGATCACACTCAGGAGGACGTAAATAACCCCCGCATATTCTGGATATCGCAGTATAACTCCAAAAAAAGTCCAAGATTTGCTCCAGATTAGAAGGCTTACAAAAGGGTGTCTTCCTTAACATGCCAAGGAACCATACCACGCTTGATGATGCCCTCCGATATCAAGGTAGCTTCTTTTGATAAGCCTAAACTACATAAACCATCAACTAATGTGGTATATGTAACTTTATCCATCACCAAACCTCTTTGAGACATAGCATCACATGCCATAAAAGCGTCTTCCATCTTTCCTGTCATACATAAACCATTTATCAAAGTATTGTATGTGACAACATCAGGGGCAATACCCTTCTCGAGCATTTGCCCATAAAGTTTCATAGCTTCCTTTTGATCAGACATTTTAAAGTAGCCATTAATCATGACGGTGTAAGTGTACTCATTAGGAGCCACACCAAATGcacacatttcctccatcacaTTGGATGCATTTTCCATCTCGCCTATCTCATAAAATCCACGAATTAATTGAGTGTAACAGACAACATTTGGGGTCAAACCCTCTGTTCTCATCTCACCAAAGAGGTTCTTTGCTTCCTGTACCTTTCTAACATCACAAAACCCACCTATTAATATTGAATGTGTCTTAACATTTGGCATTATACCCTTGGCTTTCATTTCATCCCGAAGTTTGAATGCAGCAACCATATTTCCATCTCCACAATAACCTTTGATAAGATTGTTATACACAGAAGAATTTAACTCCAGCCCCTGACTGACTaactcgttaaaaaaacttcttccCTCTTCCACTTTTTTGGCCTTGCAGTACCCATCTATCATCATGTTATACATATAAATATCCGGCACTAGACCACCCCTTTTTATCTCATTCCAGAAGCTTACAGCTTCATCCATTCTACCCTTATCACACAACCCATGTAACAGTGCACTATATGTTATGATATCTGATTTAACTCCCCGCTTAACCATCTCATCCCTCAGCTTAAACCCTTCTTCCACTTTCCCATCTTTGCAACATCCATCTATAATTGCGTTGTACATGACGATATCAAGGGGCAACCCCCTCTCAATCATCACCTTCAGAAGCCTAACTGCCTCTTTCATATTTCTTGATTTGCATAATCCACTGACTAAAGCGTTTGAGGTAGGTGTACTGGCGGCAAATCCTTTCTCCAATAATTTAAACCAAATCTCAGTTGCCACAGAATGCTTCCCCTCCTTGCAAAGTCCATTGACCAGCTTCGTCAGAACCTTTTCATTGGGCCGATAATTTCTCAACATCATCTCCCTTATGAGTCGTACTGCAGAATCCAACCTAGAAATTGTACATAGCCAGTGAATAATTGAATTGAACACACCTGGACGTACAGAAAGACCTCTTGATAAGGTCTCCTCCAAGAGATGCTCAGCTTCTTCCATGCGACCCACATTGCACAAGCCATCAATTAGTGAATAATAAGTAACTTCGTTCGGATTAATCACTTTTGACGTCATTTTCTCTATCAATGCTGACGCCTCCGAAAAATCACCTACTTTACAGTACCCATCAATCAAAGTATTAAACACAACCACATTTGGCACAACCCCCATCTCTGACATTTCCTTCAAAACACATTTTGCATCCTCAAGCTTGTCCAAATCAATCAAGCCTTTTATAATAGAACTAAACGTATAAACATTAGGAATCACATCATTTTGAATCATAATCTCTTTAAACCTAATCGCCTCATCGACATTCTTCTTTTTGCAAAGCCCATCAATGATAGTATTATAAGTAACAACGTTCGGATAAATACCCAAACTCTCCATCTTCTTAAACAAACAAATCGCTTCATCAACTTTCCCTCCCCTGCAATACGCATTAACTCCCATAGTAAACGTCCTAACATCCGGATTCACAATACCACCCGAAGAATAAACAATGTTAAAAACCTCAATACTCCTCTCAAACTCCTTCCCTCTCACAAGTGTATCCAACAAGAAATTACACGTTCTAATCGACGGAAACGAACCTTGACCGGTAAGCAACCTAAACACATCGAACGCAATCCCCAACCCAAAATTCCTAAACTGGGTACAGTAAACATGAACTAACAAATCAAATGCAGCCACACCACCACTCCCATTCTCCTCAGATTTCTTCAAAATGGAATCTGAAAATGTCTTTACAATCTCAATATGTTTATACTCTAGATTCTCAAACACAACATTCGGCAACTTCCCATCAATTAAACGAATAAGGAACAATCTAGCGGAATCAATTTGATTCGAACGAATAAGTATATGAatcaaaatacaataacatctaaGTGTAAAACGAAATCCTAGATTTTGCGAAGCAAATGAAAAGAAATTCAATGTGGTTTTAGGATTAACAGTAGATTGAATATTGAATAAAACGTAATCAAATTTTGACGGAGAtaataatctaattgattcctcTTTACATTTCGATGTATCAAGAATTGAATTCGATAGaattgattttaccttattaataATAAGTAGATTTTGATCTGAATCATTTGATTGTGGTTGTGATTGTGGAGATGGTGATGAGATTGAAGAAATAGGGTTCGTGAAGAATAATAAGAGAcgtttaggtttagttttgtgGAGAAGAGTTATTCTTCTCAaatccatagaagaagaaattgacgGATTAGATGGATACAATGAGAGATTGAGGATGGAGGATGGTTTtatgtggtggtggtggcggcggtggcggaGGAGGAGTGGGAGGTTTTGGTTATCGGAGAGGAGCTGCTGGCCATGAGAGATTCAGGGAGGGTATTAGTTGCAGAAGtgaggagaaagaaaaaaaataagagtGCGGAGCTTGGGGTTTAAGTTGTTTTTGTTTGACCATGTTTTGGCAAATATGCCAAGCCGGCGGCGTATATTTGTTCTCTATGTTTTAGCCGTAGGTTGGGGGGAGGTAGGTGTGGGCAAATTTTATATCACACCAGTAGTTTCTGGATTGCACAtaaaaaatttcaagatttctaAAGACTTGTACCAGCATTAGCCGGTTGGTACCATTTGATATAAGAAAATTTTACAAGCGACGTTGGTCGTTAGATCAGTAAATTAGTGCTAGCCCCGCTAATGTTGGTACCCGCAGTTAGCAGTCATGGAAAATTTGGGTCACAGTTCAAGGATCACAATGGAAATTTTGGATCAAAAAGCGGCAACCGGTTCACATATAGGTTTTGAGTCACAATTACTGGGACCAGTGTAAATTCTGGATCAAAGACTGACAGTTTTCTGAATTATAATGTAGATTTTGGGTCACAATGTAAATTTTTAGTCATAGTTTCTGGGTCAGAATCTAAGTTTTCGTTTATAGAGTTACAGTTTTTGGAATCACAGAGTAAATTTTGGGTCACGAATTATGGATCACGTTGTAAATTTTGAGATGCGGTTTGCAGAAATATGGATCATGTTGTAAATTTTGAGATGCGGTTTGCAGATTGCAACATATGTTTTGGGTTAGAGAGGAGTTTTCTCTATGCAGATTTTGGATCACATAGCAGCATCTTCTAGATAATGTGAATTTTTAGTCATGGAGTGGCGTTTTTAGGTAACTCGATTTTAGATTACTTTAAGACAAATGCTATTCCACACGACTTTGCGGGATGACAAATTTGAACGCCAATTATGAGTTTCAGGTTAGGAAGCAGATTTTAAACCGGAAAGCAAATTTTCTATCAGAGGACAAATTTAGGCCACAACACATACTTTGGGTCATATGGAGTATTTTCTGCCACATAGCAGCTTTGATATCCAAGATTTTCATTCATCTCATTGTGCACACTATGCCCAACAGGAAACAGAAGGAAGCACTATCAAATGCGCTAACCACATTGTATGGCAGCTGTTACAGACGTGCCACGCCGCCCGCACTGGGACATATAGCACACTGAAACAATCTCCCGGTCGATCAAGAACTGGTCGTATGACTTGAAATATGACAGATATTTGAACTACCTTGGAAAATTTAAAGCAAGACTTATGATTGATGTAAATGAATACAGCCCATTGTTAAGTTTAAACATCAACAATGTGATCACAACCTTAAATCTGATATCGTACATGAACATGATAAAAACAATGGCAATTTTTCTTTTACTTGCAATGGTGAAAGTATAAGATATGCAAAGGTAAACTGGTGAGGTCGCTATCGTAACTACTACTACTGGAAAACCAAGAACTTACTATGTTTTGAGATAGCTCCACCGACGATCTTCCAGGCCATCTATCAACGAGCTTGAAACCAAACTTTGATGCAGTCAATAATATAGAAGCCTCATCAACTCGTCGAAAAATGTGGCAGAGAATCAAAGCTGGTTTTAATTCTGCTGCAGTATTTCCATTCGAAGAAGTAATCAACTCACTAGCAGTTTCAAATAAGGGGGAGATGGCTTCAGCGACGTATGTTACATCTGTACCAATGATGACCTCGAACCCTGAAGGACTCGTCTTCTTGATTGCCTCTATTTCGTCACGATTACCCCACTCTAATCTTTTCGTAAGTACTTTGTTAAGAGTATGTTCATTCAAGTTTGAGACCACATTTTGTTTCAGTAATTCAACTGCTATCGTATCTCCATCGGTGGCATAAACTGATTCTGCATACCTAGCAGCAATCATGGAGCACACTCCCATGCAACCACTACCCAACTCAAGAACCCTTTTCCCTTCAACTATAGAAGGATTTTGAGCCAGAACTGCTGATATTAGATGAGCCGACTCCCATAGCATCAACCCTGTTGATTTGCATGTGTGCTGGTGTTCTTTTGAAAGTCCTTTTAGACTAAAGCTGTGTTCTCCTACCTCGATCTTAATGATCTAGTAGGCAATAATGACAAAGAAACTTTTTAAGCATGGGAGTACATCCCAAGAAAAGACACAAAATAAAGACGACCTATTGTTTCAGGGGAACTAggtattttcttttttcattttattaattttttgtcGGTTAGCTTGTTCTGTACAACAGACAGCGAGTTGAAAGTTTTAACAGTAAAGCTCGATTACTACTTAATGAAACTCGAGATTTTAAGGTGAACCACCCTTCAATAGAGTTAAAGTGTAAGCCTAACTCTGAGCCCTGATTTATATTGTTAAGTACAAGTGTGCTTTTGTTTACACTTTACACAGTTATAGCGTGAGTAAGAAAAATCGTTTATCATCTATCCCTGAGGTCTTATTTGGTAAGGTAAACATTTACTATCCTGCATTACCAGGCTAAACAATGAGTGGACGTGTGAACAAAATCACACTATCAGTAAAGACATTATGCTTGATACTTCTGTTGTCTTAATCGAGGGAAGCCAAGGTCGTACGGCTCTAAACAACCGAAAAAAGAAGAAGTACAGTATAGATTAAATTACAGCACTCATAACAGCAAAGCAGGCTTAAAGGCGTACCTCATGGTTAGCATCATCTATGGATGGTGTAATACTGAACATTTCAACAGCAATGCTCTCAGACATGTCAATCTCGATATCTTCTTTAGGTTCCTTCAAGTTGATCATTCCACTAATGGCACTCCCATTAGCATGTTGATCAAGGAGATCCGAGTTCTTTCCAGGTCCTGAAATATGAGAAGACTTTACCCCATCCGTGAAACGGAACACAGACTGAATCCAACGCCTGAAATAATAGAGCACCACAGAAAACTAAATTATCAATCAATCCACAAAAATTGTACAATAGTTTTGAATTTGCTTTTGCCACTAGAATGTAGACTTTAAGTCATAAATCAGCAAATATGCTTCACAATATCCACCCAAAATCTATAATGCTTATACCGGTTCATTACTAATTCCCGTGACCGGTTCTCCACTTGTTTGCAGCACACCTCAATTTCTTCAGTATCAAACCCATTTGCATTGAACAAACTCGTCAAGAACTCCTCCGAAAAGTAAAAGGCACGCTGAGAACATGAT encodes:
- the LOC113347739 gene encoding pentatricopeptide repeat-containing protein At4g19440, chloroplastic-like; amino-acid sequence: MDLRRITLLHKTKPKRLLLFFTNPISSISSPSPQSQPQSNDSDQNLLIINKVKSILSNSILDTSKCKEESIRLLSPSKFDYVLFNIQSTVNPKTTLNFFSFASQNLGFRFTLRCYCILIHILIRSNQIDSARLFLIRLIDGKLPNVVFENLEYKHIEIVKTFSDSILKKSEENGSGGVAAFDLLVHVYCTQFRNFGLGIAFDVFRLLTGQGSFPSIRTCNFLLDTLVRGKEFERSIEVFNIVYSSGGIVNPDVRTFTMGVNAYCRGGKVDEAICLFKKMESLGIYPNVVTYNTIIDGLCKKKNVDEAIRFKEIMIQNDVIPNVYTFSSIIKGLIDLDKLEDAKCVLKEMSEMGVVPNVVVFNTLIDGYCKVGDFSEASALIEKMTSKVINPNEVTYYSLIDGLCNVGRMEEAEHLLEETLSRGLSVRPGVFNSIIHWLCTISRLDSAVRLIREMMLRNYRPNEKVLTKLVNGLCKEGKHSVATEIWFKLLEKGFAASTPTSNALVSGLCKSRNMKEAVRLLKVMIERGLPLDIVMYNAIIDGCCKDGKVEEGFKLRDEMVKRGVKSDIITYSALLHGLCDKGRMDEAVSFWNEIKRGGLVPDIYMYNMMIDGYCKAKKVEEGRSFFNELVSQGLELNSSVYNNLIKGYCGDGNMVAAFKLRDEMKAKGIMPNVKTHSILIGGFCDVRKVQEAKNLFGEMRTEGLTPNVVCYTQLIRGFYEIGEMENASNVMEEMCAFGVAPNEYTYTVMINGYFKMSDQKEAMKLYGQMLEKGIAPDVVTYNTLINGLCMTGKMEDAFMACDAMSQRGLVMDKVTYTTLVDGLCSLGLSKEATLISEGIIKRGMVPWHVKEDTLL
- the LOC113347740 gene encoding uncharacterized protein LOC113347740 — protein: MAAIKQEELQNPNPPKLQIYPTASTGISPFWKEKYEKDAKKYWDVFYKRHQDKFFKDRHYLDKEWGHYFQEDSETKNILEIGCGAGNTIFPLVATYRNIFVHACDFSPRAVDLVKSHKEFTSDRVNAFVCDLTADDISKQMSPSSVDIVTLIFVLSAVSPEKMTMVLQNIRKILKPNGLVLLRDYAVGDLAQERLICKDQMISENFYVRGDGTRAFYFSEEFLTSLFNANGFDTEEIEVCCKQVENRSRELVMNRRWIQSVFRFTDGVKSSHISGPGKNSDLLDQHANGSAISGMINLKEPKEDIEIDMSESIAVEMFSITPSIDDANHEIIKIEVGEHSFSLKGLSKEHQHTCKSTGLMLWESAHLISAVLAQNPSIVEGKRVLELGSGCMGVCSMIAARYAESVYATDGDTIAVELLKQNVVSNLNEHTLNKVLTKRLEWGNRDEIEAIKKTSPSGFEVIIGTDVTYVAEAISPLFETASELITSSNGNTAAELKPALILCHIFRRVDEASILLTASKFGFKLVDRWPGRSSVELSQNIVSSWFSSSSSYDSDLTSLPLHILYFHHCK